GCATAGGCGGACTTGGTCGCCCCCGGTGAGGAAAACGCTGTTAAAGCCATCTAGCACGGCGGGGTCCTGGGCATGGTCGCGATCCCGTATATCTAGGACTTCTACATACTCTGCCCCTAGCTCCTGGAAGATGTCGGTGTAGATTTTGCCAATTATGTGGGGTTCACGGGAGGCACAGGGGATAATGGCGATGCGAGCACTACTGGCACCCGCATAGGATACAAACAATCTCAGTACCTTGCGTTCGTTAATTTTGTCTTCGCCACCCCCAATGACGATAACGGCGGGCTTGCTAGGTTCGGTCATGCTCTCTAGGATAACTTAAGTTCTGGGACGCGGGAGCGGCTTGAGGTAGCTCGCCGACCTCCTCATCGACCGACATACTAGCAGATTTTGGGGGAGCTTTGGTTCATAGGGCACCAGTGACTTAGTCCCAACTCCATTCCTCTCTGCCCACCAAGTCAGAAATCCGATCCCGCAGCAAGTATTGGTTGATTTCTAACTCTTTTTCTATCATGAGCCATTCCCGATCGGGATAAAATTTACTGAGGACATGGATAGGCTGATTGCGAGTAACTAAGCCCTTTGCTATAAGCCGCAGAACCTCTTCGCGAATGGCATCGATTGTTAAAGTTTTAGTAGCCATA
This genomic interval from Pseudanabaenaceae cyanobacterium SKYG29 contains the following:
- a CDS encoding DUF4327 family protein, encoding MATKTLTIDAIREEVLRLIAKGLVTRNQPIHVLSKFYPDREWLMIEKELEINQYLLRDRISDLVGREEWSWD